TTGAaaatcaaaaaaaaattagaaaatgCTAGACATTGTACTCCCATTGATCCCACTTGCGTTTTGCCTCATTTCTAAATACTTGTCTTCCTCAGCCAAAGAGTTCAACAAAGTGTTCATGTCATTAACCACCATGTTCCCATTCCCAAGTCCCAAGTCCTCTGGGGCAGCACTGGCCTCTGTGGAGAGTGCCCCCATGCTGTTGACCATGGCATCCTCGTATTCACCTGCACCTACCATAACCGGATGGCGTCTATCAGGGACATAGACAGCTTGATAAGGGGGATACCGCTCTGCATATTGTGTCACCATCTGACCTTGTGGCAGGGCTTGAAGccgttgttgctgctgttggtACTGCTGCTGTTGGTACTGCTGCTGTTGCCTCATGTAGTTCACTCTGCGCTGCATTTCATGGTGTTCTTGTGGATGCTGTCTTGGCATGTTAGGAGGGTATTGGGGTGGGTATGGCCGGTGATGTATGGTCTGCATGTGGACTGGCTCAGGGTAGCTGTCTGGTGGGTATGGGAAGTGTCGAAGTGGATGCGTCTGTCTACCTGAAGGAGACATGAGAAGAGCAGGGTCCTGCTGCTCGGGATTAAGGTATGCATCAAACTCGCTTGGATCAAAATCATCAGTGATCAGCTCTGTCTCTGAAAACTCTGTCTTATTTGGAATTGCTCTAGGTGGCAATGGGCTAAGGAAGTCCTGCCGATGGGCTGTCCAGTTGATATTTCTGGTTGGCTCACTTCGACGTCTAAACTCTTCTTTATTGTCTTGGCTTGTCATGACTGAGCTGTCAGCCTCACAGATCACCGTGTCACTCATACGCCTAAAGGTGTTATTGTGTTTGTGGTGAAGTCGATACTGAGGAATTTCCCTACCAAACGAATACGGTGGTTGAAATCCGGTGCTCCTGATAAGTGCCAAGTTGGACTGACTGCCATACCCACTGCTGTTGCGACTTAGCCTGTTGAATGGAACACTTTGCTGGCTACTGGTGGTGCTAGTGTTACTTGCTCTTCGCAGACTCTCTTCAAGACCATGGTTAGACTGCAATTCTAGTTTGCCATTCCTTGCTGCCAAGGATTCTGGCTGGTTTATGGATTCAATAACAATTTTGGAAGAAGGGAATGGGCTTGCCTGACTTGATCTTCTACTTTCATTGTTGGAAGCCCAACCGCTCTCACTTGAACGTCGACTGGCATCACCTGCCAGATCTGCTGATAGATGGCTTGCCTCACTAGATCTTCGTGACGAAGTCTGGCTCATCCTTCTATGTACGTCATTCACCCAACTTACAACATCCTTCTTTACTGCTGGGGCTTCGGGGATCTTTGGAAGAGTGATGGACTTGGAATGAGCCATTGCCATTGGCTGTATCTGTTGTACAGTTGTAACTGCACCAACATCTCCTGCACCTTCAACATCACCCTCCAAAATGTTTGGCAACTGGTTGATATATGGGGGGCTCCTGGGCGACCTTAGCGATACTCCAGATTGTGCTGGCCCTGGGGAACGTTCTTCATTGGTGTGGATATTACTATGAGGAGAGTCAACTGAAGATGACACCACTTCACCGTCACAGCTGTTGGCAACTATACCGCAGtaactaccaccactaccacccatTGTGCTTGCAGGTGATTTGATATCACTTGAAGGCGAGTGAGCAAAGCTGTTTGTGTTGACTGTTGTTTTTGACTGGTTTGAAGGGGGTGCACTGTCCGTGGAAGGACCTGAAGAATTTTTGAATGATGACTGCTTGTCTCTACCAGAATCTTCCTTAAGCTGCGAAAACAAGCAACATGGTGATTAGGGATTCTTTAAAGTGTGACTTCAAGCATTACCATGTCCTACCCTTTTGATTCCCTGTTCCCCATGCACAGTCTTCGTGTGTTTCCGTAAAGAACTAGGGTCGGTGTATCTCTTTGGACACCCCGGAACCTTGCACACGTAGGGTTTCTGTGTAAGGAAAGTAAGCTGAGCTTTGCAATCATACATAAATCACAAGGCATGGGAGATAATTCACTTGACCATGTTCATTATCATCTACCATAGCTTTATTCTTACCACGGAGGAGTGTGTTCTGTTCTGATGCTTAGCTCTATCTGAAGCATTGGAGAATGCCTTAGTACAGCCCTCCACCTCACACACATATGGCCTCTCTCCCGTATGAGAGCGCAGGTGGGTTTTGAGGTTCTCAAGTCGAGAGTATGCCTTGGTACAACCCTCATGCTGCACGATAAAAAGAGATCACGGTTACTCCATCATAAAGAGACAATGGTACAGCAATGGTACTGTGAAGACAAGATTGAATAATCAGGAATAATCACATCTGGCCTCACATATGTAAACTTCCTTGAGATATTA
The sequence above is a segment of the Nematostella vectensis chromosome 2, jaNemVect1.1, whole genome shotgun sequence genome. Coding sequences within it:
- the LOC5509089 gene encoding zinc finger protein GLI4, producing the protein MDGRKGESTAASRAQDVETQTNFDINGTSEPTPSQSVERASQQYRSQLTWNGRYPYQPSNYHDGYYAYDGGYPPPPPPGPYYQGRPAHWHQPPGGMSYPPAPPPPGHAAGYRRGEYPPGNYYNGNQSEAPGRRATTDIVRPKAEWPRGYQSFAKPTVPSEFLAMHASQRGTPSEYPAPPSTATSLRSTVIDLPSPRTSARMTRKRARSNTPASSVESIDLNLLIRNSPDSLLGGLIGTRLSSAGSFGHLSPIGFCTSPACRRTPVGNRPPSFITPPPIPPLQSPTIAQTRDLYPTSTTEADPAVDHERMSCTDSPSPPEDHHREVEVQPKKEEFNETCKLDSTTSPGASEHPQTGSDVGGDEIPGEAEGVDLTCHWKDCTIVFDSQDSLVKHVNGDHIKKEKRDFTCYWQDCSREQRPFKAQYMLVVHMRRHTGEKPHKCYHEGCTKAYSRLENLKTHLRSHTGERPYVCEVEGCTKAFSNASDRAKHQNRTHSSVKPYVCKVPGCPKRYTDPSSLRKHTKTVHGEQGIKRLKEDSGRDKQSSFKNSSGPSTDSAPPSNQSKTTVNTNSFAHSPSSDIKSPASTMGGSGGSYCGIVANSCDGEVVSSSVDSPHSNIHTNEERSPGPAQSGVSLRSPRSPPYINQLPNILEGDVEGAGDVGAVTTVQQIQPMAMAHSKSITLPKIPEAPAVKKDVVSWVNDVHRRMSQTSSRRSSEASHLSADLAGDASRRSSESGWASNNESRRSSQASPFPSSKIVIESINQPESLAARNGKLELQSNHGLEESLRRASNTSTTSSQQSVPFNRLSRNSSGYGSQSNLALIRSTGFQPPYSFGREIPQYRLHHKHNNTFRRMSDTVICEADSSVMTSQDNKEEFRRRSEPTRNINWTAHRQDFLSPLPPRAIPNKTEFSETELITDDFDPSEFDAYLNPEQQDPALLMSPSGRQTHPLRHFPYPPDSYPEPVHMQTIHHRPYPPQYPPNMPRQHPQEHHEMQRRVNYMRQQQQYQQQQYQQQQQRLQALPQGQMVTQYAERYPPYQAVYVPDRRHPVMVGAGEYEDAMVNSMGALSTEASAAPEDLGLGNGNMVVNDMNTLLNSLAEEDKYLEMRQNASGINGSTMSSIF